The Streptomyces pactum genome contains a region encoding:
- a CDS encoding class I SAM-dependent methyltransferase, with the protein MTAPTRHPAPTQAQIRAAWEALAPAFDRRITPRSLLFADEILSGVRVGPGTRLLDVAAGSGALALPAARRGAQVVAVDLAPTMVDRLVQRAHDGGLTETEIRALVMDGERLELDDDTFDVCVSLNGVSLFPGLHSGLTEMARVTRSGGTVLVAAFGLPQHVEFIGWTIGALKAAVPGFVPLPADPPPLPFRLADPDRFAAELRDAGLRAVAVRKATVDMSFASAAELLDTLRGSNPIGAAWLADLTESQAAEVRQILDGMLRERSGGGPGAVLHARLNIGTGVVP; encoded by the coding sequence ATGACCGCCCCCACCCGACACCCAGCGCCCACCCAGGCCCAGATCCGCGCCGCATGGGAGGCCCTCGCCCCCGCGTTCGACCGCCGGATCACGCCGCGCTCGCTCCTGTTCGCCGACGAGATCCTGTCCGGCGTACGGGTCGGACCCGGCACCCGGCTGCTGGACGTGGCCGCCGGGAGCGGTGCTCTCGCTCTCCCGGCGGCGCGCCGGGGAGCACAGGTCGTCGCTGTGGACCTCGCGCCGACGATGGTGGACCGCCTCGTCCAGCGCGCCCACGACGGGGGCCTGACAGAGACCGAGATCCGCGCGCTCGTCATGGACGGCGAGCGCCTGGAGCTGGACGACGACACGTTCGACGTGTGCGTGTCCCTCAACGGTGTGTCCCTGTTCCCCGGCCTGCACAGCGGACTGACGGAGATGGCACGCGTCACCCGGTCCGGCGGCACGGTGCTGGTGGCCGCGTTCGGCCTGCCGCAACACGTGGAGTTCATCGGCTGGACGATCGGCGCGCTGAAGGCGGCCGTGCCGGGCTTCGTACCGCTGCCCGCCGACCCGCCCCCGCTGCCGTTCCGGCTCGCTGACCCGGACCGGTTCGCGGCGGAGCTGCGGGACGCGGGACTGCGGGCAGTCGCCGTGCGGAAGGCGACGGTGGACATGTCCTTCGCGTCCGCCGCCGAGCTCCTGGACACGCTCCGCGGCAGCAACCCGATCGGCGCCGCGTGGCTCGCCGACCTCACCGAGTCGCAGGCCGCGGAGGTCAGGCAGATCCTCGACGGCATGCTCCGTGAACGCTCCGGCGGCGGCCCGGGAGCCGTCCTGCACGCGCGGCTGAACATCGGCACGGGCGTGGTCCCGTAG
- a CDS encoding sensor histidine kinase, translating into MVRAPGLSVRLKLTLSYAGFLMLAGALLLAAIGVFLLRQGWLRTNEEGAWRATPGTDFVRGFAPTAAAVMVFLLVFGLLGGWILAGRMLAPLTRITNATRTATTGSLSHRIQMPGRQDEFRELADAFDAMLARLEAHLAEQQRFAANASHELRTPLAISKSLLDVARTDPSQDTGEVLDRLQAVNTRAIDLTEALLLLSRADRRSFTREQVDLSLMAEEATETLLPLAEKNGVTIETRGDITPTSGSPALLLQLTMNLVHNAIVHNTCGQGRVWVTTSAHPGTVMLTVENTGEKLNPRLVSTLTEPFQRGTERIHADQTGVGLGLAIVTTITRAHDGALTLTPRDTGGLRITVELPAHTSPRS; encoded by the coding sequence GTGGTCAGAGCGCCCGGATTGAGTGTCCGCCTCAAGCTCACGCTCAGCTACGCCGGATTCCTCATGCTCGCCGGTGCCTTGCTGCTCGCCGCCATAGGAGTGTTCCTCCTGCGACAGGGATGGTTGCGAACCAACGAAGAGGGGGCATGGAGAGCAACTCCGGGCACCGACTTCGTGCGCGGTTTCGCGCCAACGGCAGCCGCGGTGATGGTGTTCCTCCTCGTGTTCGGCCTCCTGGGCGGATGGATCCTCGCCGGCCGAATGCTCGCCCCGCTGACTCGCATCACCAACGCCACCCGCACGGCCACTACGGGATCGCTCTCGCACCGTATCCAGATGCCGGGCCGCCAGGACGAGTTCCGCGAACTTGCCGACGCCTTCGACGCGATGCTCGCACGGCTGGAAGCACACCTAGCCGAGCAGCAGAGATTCGCGGCCAACGCCTCGCACGAACTACGCACCCCGCTGGCGATCTCGAAGTCACTTCTCGACGTGGCCCGCACCGATCCATCACAGGACACCGGCGAAGTCCTCGACCGTCTCCAAGCTGTCAATACCCGAGCGATCGACCTCACAGAAGCATTGCTCTTGCTCAGCCGGGCCGACCGGCGATCCTTCACCCGAGAACAGGTCGACCTGTCCCTCATGGCGGAAGAAGCCACCGAAACGCTGCTCCCCCTCGCGGAAAAGAACGGCGTCACCATCGAGACCCGCGGCGACATCACCCCCACGAGCGGATCGCCGGCGCTCCTGCTGCAACTGACCATGAACCTCGTGCACAACGCGATCGTCCACAACACGTGTGGACAGGGCAGGGTGTGGGTCACTACCAGCGCCCACCCCGGCACCGTGATGCTCACGGTCGAAAACACCGGCGAGAAGCTGAATCCGCGCCTGGTCTCGACGCTCACCGAACCATTTCAGAGGGGCACCGAGCGCATCCACGCCGACCAGACGGGCGTCGGCCTCGGCTTGGCCATCGTCACAACCATCACCCGCGCACACGACGGCGCCCTCACCCTCACCCCGCGCGACACCGGCGGCCTGCGCATCACGGTGGAGCTGCCCGCGCACACGTCCCCGCGGTCGTGA
- a CDS encoding LuxR family transcriptional regulator, giving the protein MAEPTAAADRGGLAEGRAAYRRRDWPQAYDRLSAADARAPLPAEDTEHLATTAYLVGHEETAFAAWERAWLAFRAEGATGRAVRCAFWLGLTLALLGEHSRAGGWFSRAGRLLEESGADCVERGYLLVPSGVQALGTGDFDRARTTCADVERIAARFGDPDLTAFGTLGQGQALIGSGDVVRGTALLDEAMVGVTAGEVSPVTAGIVYCAVILACRDAFDVRRATEWTAALSRWCDGQPGLKPYRGQCLVHRSEVMQMRGAWSDALAEVREACAHMADRDSDPALGMAQYQRGELLRLRGEFAHAEEAYRQAERWGCPPQPGLALLRLAQGRTADADAAVRRVAAQAEGDRVRRARILAAYVDILLATGDTSGAREAADELGKAADDLGPPYLRAVAAGADGTVLLAERDASGAWEALNAARTLWQELRVPYEAARAGVSMAEACALLGDHDTAGLELDAARTVFEELGAAPDLARLRARSERARPPLPGGLTSREAQVLRLVAGGAGNREIAATLVISEKTVARHLSNMFTKLGVSSRAAATAYAYEHGLTR; this is encoded by the coding sequence ATGGCCGAACCCACGGCGGCCGCAGACCGTGGCGGGCTGGCGGAAGGCCGCGCGGCGTACCGCCGCCGGGACTGGCCCCAGGCCTACGACCGGCTGTCCGCCGCCGACGCGCGAGCGCCGCTCCCGGCTGAGGACACGGAGCACCTAGCCACAACCGCGTATCTGGTCGGGCACGAGGAAACGGCCTTCGCCGCCTGGGAGCGGGCCTGGCTCGCCTTCCGCGCCGAGGGCGCGACCGGCCGCGCCGTACGGTGCGCCTTCTGGCTCGGCCTGACCCTGGCCTTGCTCGGCGAGCACTCGCGCGCGGGCGGCTGGTTCAGCCGCGCGGGACGCCTGCTGGAGGAGTCCGGCGCGGACTGCGTGGAACGCGGCTATCTCCTGGTGCCCAGCGGCGTGCAGGCACTCGGGACCGGGGACTTCGACCGTGCCCGCACCACGTGCGCCGACGTCGAGCGGATCGCCGCGCGGTTCGGCGACCCCGACCTCACCGCGTTCGGCACGCTCGGCCAGGGCCAGGCGCTGATCGGCTCCGGGGACGTGGTGCGCGGTACGGCGCTCCTGGACGAGGCGATGGTCGGCGTGACGGCCGGAGAGGTCTCCCCGGTCACCGCGGGCATCGTCTACTGCGCGGTGATCCTCGCCTGCCGGGACGCGTTCGACGTGCGGCGCGCCACGGAGTGGACGGCAGCGCTCAGCCGCTGGTGCGACGGACAACCGGGCCTCAAGCCCTACCGCGGGCAGTGTCTGGTGCACCGTTCGGAGGTCATGCAGATGCGCGGCGCGTGGTCCGACGCGCTGGCCGAGGTACGTGAGGCCTGTGCCCACATGGCCGACCGCGACTCCGACCCCGCGCTGGGCATGGCCCAGTACCAGCGGGGAGAACTGCTCCGGCTGCGCGGTGAATTCGCGCACGCCGAGGAGGCCTACCGGCAGGCCGAACGCTGGGGCTGCCCGCCGCAGCCCGGCCTGGCGCTGCTGCGGCTCGCCCAGGGCCGTACCGCCGATGCCGACGCGGCGGTGCGCAGGGTCGCGGCGCAGGCCGAGGGCGACCGGGTGCGGCGCGCCCGGATCCTCGCCGCCTACGTCGACATTCTGCTGGCCACCGGCGACACGAGCGGCGCGCGGGAGGCCGCCGACGAGCTCGGAAAGGCGGCGGACGACCTCGGGCCGCCGTATCTGCGTGCGGTCGCCGCGGGCGCGGACGGCACGGTCCTGCTCGCGGAACGCGACGCGTCCGGCGCCTGGGAGGCCCTGAACGCCGCCCGAACGCTGTGGCAGGAGCTGCGGGTCCCCTACGAGGCGGCGCGGGCCGGTGTCTCGATGGCCGAGGCGTGCGCGCTGCTCGGCGACCACGACACGGCCGGGCTGGAGCTGGACGCCGCCCGCACGGTCTTCGAAGAGCTCGGCGCCGCTCCTGACCTGGCCCGCCTGCGAGCGCGGTCCGAGCGGGCACGGCCCCCGCTGCCCGGCGGGCTGACCTCCCGCGAGGCGCAGGTGCTGCGGCTCGTCGCCGGGGGCGCCGGCAACCGGGAGATCGCCGCCACGCTCGTGATCAGCGAGAAGACCGTGGCCCGCCATCTGAGCAACATGTTCACGAAGCTGGGCGTCTCCAGCAGGGCCGCGGCCACCGCGTACGCCTACGAGCACGGCCTCACACGCTGA
- a CDS encoding alpha/beta fold hydrolase, giving the protein MTTATAQDARRRLLADIPLIEHRRDLAGVSTAVLEGGSGPPVVLLHGIGQTCFSWVRVIPELVDGYSLVVPDLPGHGASEIEDGRPPTADRAVEWLTALVDDTCAAPPVLVGHNIGGAAAARFAVEHSERLAGLVLADAFGLGSFRPEPRFALTVAAFQMHATERNWDRMLNRCMVDFDGVQRDMGECWDRIADYALDRARAPGPKAAGRALMKHLGMPSIPDADLDRIDVPTTLIWGRRDPETRLRFAERAAERHGWPLHILEDCGADSNLEHPDAFVAALRTALPAPH; this is encoded by the coding sequence ATGACCACAGCCACCGCACAGGACGCCAGGCGGCGTCTGCTCGCGGACATTCCCCTCATCGAGCACCGGCGCGACCTCGCCGGTGTGTCGACCGCCGTCCTGGAGGGCGGCAGCGGACCGCCCGTCGTGCTCCTGCACGGCATCGGCCAGACCTGCTTCTCGTGGGTCCGGGTGATTCCGGAGCTGGTCGACGGCTACTCGTTGGTCGTTCCCGACCTGCCGGGGCACGGCGCGTCCGAGATCGAGGACGGCCGCCCGCCCACCGCCGACCGGGCCGTCGAGTGGCTCACGGCGCTCGTCGACGACACCTGTGCCGCACCACCCGTCCTGGTGGGGCACAACATCGGCGGCGCGGCCGCGGCCCGGTTCGCGGTCGAACACTCCGAACGCCTCGCGGGACTCGTGCTCGCCGACGCCTTCGGCCTGGGCTCGTTCCGCCCGGAGCCGCGGTTCGCCCTCACCGTGGCCGCCTTCCAGATGCACGCGACCGAACGCAATTGGGACCGCATGCTGAACCGGTGCATGGTGGACTTCGACGGGGTCCAGCGCGACATGGGCGAGTGCTGGGACCGGATCGCCGACTACGCGCTGGACAGGGCCCGCGCGCCCGGTCCGAAGGCCGCGGGTCGTGCCCTGATGAAACACCTCGGCATGCCGTCCATCCCGGACGCCGATCTCGACCGCATCGACGTTCCCACGACACTGATCTGGGGTCGGCGGGACCCTGAGACGCGGCTGCGGTTCGCCGAGCGCGCCGCCGAACGGCACGGCTGGCCGCTGCACATCCTGGAGGACTGCGGCGCCGACTCCAACCTCGAACACCCGGACGCCTTCGTGGCCGCGCTGCGCACCGCGCTCCCGGCCCCGCACTAG